A stretch of Miscanthus floridulus cultivar M001 unplaced genomic scaffold, ASM1932011v1 fs_365_5, whole genome shotgun sequence DNA encodes these proteins:
- the LOC136531526 gene encoding uncharacterized protein, protein MDKILAFSILSSSPADISAAGFFSTRLSWRTSAAGKPQTPQADTAPPKQEKAAEQRGSSPAPAAEREREARPRFAPEFDGLNCFESIVSF, encoded by the coding sequence ATGGACAAGATCCTGGCCTTCTCCATCCTGAGCTCGTCTCCGGCGGACATCTCAGCGGCCGGGTTCTTCTCCACCAGGCTGTCgtggaggacctccgccgccGGAAAGCCTCAGACGCCTCAGGCGGACACGGCACCGCCGAAGCAGGAGAAGGCCGCCGAGCAGCGGGGCTCATCGCCGGCCCCGGCGGCGGAGCGCGAGCGGGAGGCGCGGCCGCGGTTCGCGCCGGAGTTCGACGGGCTCAACTGCTTCGAGTCCATAGTCTCCTTCTGA